Sequence from the Ectothiorhodospira sp. BSL-9 genome:
CACGGTGCTGGAGCAGAACCAGCCCTTCCAGAACTATCTGATGAACTTCGGGCCGTTCTGGCACGAACTGTTCCGCACCCTCAACCTCTACAACGTCTACGCCGCGGGCTGGTTCCTGTTTGTGCTGGCCTTTCTGGTGGTCTCCACAGCCGTCTGCATCTACCGCACCACGCCGACCATGCTGCGCGACATGCGCAATTTCCGTCTGAACGTACGGGAAAAGTCCCTGCGCAGCTTTGCCCATAATGTGCAGCGCGAAACACACCCCGAGGCACCCACGCAGGTGCTGGAGCGCACCGGCAAGGTGCTGGGGGCGCGTGGCTACCGGGTTCGCCAGGTGGAGCAGCCGGATGGCACACGTCTGTTGTCGGCCATGCGCGGTAGCGGCAACCGCCTGGGCTATTTCTTCACCCATGGGGCCATCGTCATCATCTGCGTGGGTGGCCTCATCGACGGGCGCGTGCCGCTGATGCTGGCGGAGATGAGCGGCCGGCTTGTGCTGGAAACCCGGGAGATTCCCGCCTCGCAGGTGCCCGAGCAAAGTCGCCTCGGGCCCTCCAACCCCTCGTTCCGTGGGAGTGTGGAGATCCCCGAGGGTCACAGTGCCAATGTGGCCTTCATCACCATTCGCGACGGCTATGTGGTGCAGGACCTGCCCTTTCGCATCGAGGTGAAGGATTTTCGCGTGGAGCGGCACGAAACCGGCCAGGAGCGCGCCTATGAGTCCGACCTGGTCATTCATGACGACGATCTGGACGAGCCCCTGACCCGCACCATCAGCGTGAACGAGCCTCTGGTTCATCGCGGCTATGCCATCTACCAGGCCAGCTTCCGCGATGGCGGTTCCTTCCTCGACCTGAATCTGCACCACCTGGGGCGGGGCGCCCGGGACCCGCTGGCGCTGGATACGAGAGTCTACGGCAATCACGTTCAGGAACTGACCGACGGCAGCCGATACACCTTCGAGTTCACCGATCTTCAGACCCACAACATCGGCACTGTGGTGGATGGTGACGGAAACGCGGAGCGCCGTGACATGGGGCCGAGCCTGGATTACACCATCCGAGACCCCAGCGGCTCGGGCATGTTCTTCCGGGCCATGAAGAACCCAATGGAGCGGGATGGCACGAGTTTCCTGCTCATCGGCGTGCGTCATGGTACGGCGGAACCATTCCAGTATCTGTACATGCCCCAGGATCCGGGCGGGAGTGGCGTGGACCGTTTCATGCGCATGGTCTCCCTGCTCAATGACGACCAGCAGGTGGCCGAAGTGGTGGGCGAGGTAGCCGCCTCGGCCGCCCGCCAGTTCCAGGGTACTCAAGGGGAGGTTCCCCTGGACGTGGTGGAGTCCATCATGATCCGCCTCATGGACCTGTTTGTTCAGGGGGGC
This genomic interval carries:
- a CDS encoding cytochrome c biogenesis protein ResB, whose amino-acid sequence is MNRSPQESASPRHPSRLSILVSFLGSMNLAITLLVILAVASVVGTVLEQNQPFQNYLMNFGPFWHELFRTLNLYNVYAAGWFLFVLAFLVVSTAVCIYRTTPTMLRDMRNFRLNVREKSLRSFAHNVQRETHPEAPTQVLERTGKVLGARGYRVRQVEQPDGTRLLSAMRGSGNRLGYFFTHGAIVIICVGGLIDGRVPLMLAEMSGRLVLETREIPASQVPEQSRLGPSNPSFRGSVEIPEGHSANVAFITIRDGYVVQDLPFRIEVKDFRVERHETGQERAYESDLVIHDDDLDEPLTRTISVNEPLVHRGYAIYQASFRDGGSFLDLNLHHLGRGARDPLALDTRVYGNHVQELTDGSRYTFEFTDLQTHNIGTVVDGDGNAERRDMGPSLDYTIRDPSGSGMFFRAMKNPMERDGTSFLLIGVRHGTAEPFQYLYMPQDPGGSGVDRFMRMVSLLNDDQQVAEVVGEVAASAARQFQGTQGEVPLDVVESIMIRLMDLFVQGGYDAIVADIEQRAPQQQWEALMDLFGRVVNMTLRELYMRVLEEEGIESMTGVDAAYLDDALVALDALPHFGSDFLITFNDFEHVQASGLMISKAPGQNVVYFGSLMLIVGIFLMLYMSHRRCWLMVRPAGQGSQLVFAGTSNRNMLEFDEEFDTLSRHVLGQESPGNATGPGQEGSENTPR